From a region of the Brachionichthys hirsutus isolate HB-005 chromosome 9, CSIRO-AGI_Bhir_v1, whole genome shotgun sequence genome:
- the LOC137899363 gene encoding signal-transducing adaptor protein 1-like, giving the protein MASRATRQKNQLPPCYYEGFLEKRSFKDKTSRKLWTCLCGNTLFFFNDKKDTNYVEKLDLAECISITDDNSPDRYLDAARITLQMKDRNINFTAPSTEARELWKGFIHSVTKLSVPSSLNLLPGQVHVLKEAVDSEKERMKKSSPYVSLLADMPACYHSVSRLEAELLLEREANRGNMLLRPGKGGQYFSITAREELNGSVFRHYRVNRKHEGGFVIIVDNPIHCATLHDVINILVDKTEGAFIPLSLEEHYDRHISFIRADNENGEKSVTKAVTSLPPVAPPKPVIPTILSTKPIESLEEEPIYMNESLEKEEKKKEDFSQPNKNSKRNAIMPPTAAPRELTSTVSSTSSPDLKARTRSENFGQIPQAALSELKLKLEQKARNKE; this is encoded by the exons ATGGCAAGTCGAGCAACGCGACAGAAGAACCAGCTGCCACCCTGTTACTATGAAGGATTTCTGGAGAAGAGGTCATTTAAAGATAAG ACGTCTCGAAAGCTGTGGACCTGCCTGTGTGGAAACACATTGTTCTTCTTCAATGACAAGAAAGACACTAAT TATGTAGAGAAACTGGATCTCGCTGAATGCATCTCAATAACGGATGACAACAGCCCAGATCGATACTTAGACGCAGCCAGAATAACCCtgcagatgaaggacagaaATATCAATTTCACT GCTCCTAGCACAGAGGCCCGTGAATTGTGGAAAGGCTTCATCCACTCTGTGactaag CTTTCTGTGCCTTCCTCCCTCAACCTGCTACCAGGCCAGGTCCACGTGCTGAAAGAGGCAGTAGacagtgaaaaagaaagaatgaaaaagtCCAGTCCTTACGTCAGCCTCCTGGCAGACATGCCAGC TTGTTACCACAGCGTTTCCCGTCTGGAGGCAGAGCTGCTGCTTGAGAGAGAGGCCAACAGAGGGAACATGCTGCTGAGGCCCGGGAAAGGTGGACAATACTTCTCCATCACCGCCAGAGAGGAGCTCAATGG CTCCGTATTCAGACACTACCGTGTGAATCGCAAACATGAGGGTGGTTTTGTCATTATAGTGGACAATCCT ATCCATTGTGCCACACTGCATGATGTGATCAACATTTTAGTGGACAAAACCGAAGGAGCGTTTATTCCTCTCAGCCTGGAGGAGCACTATGACAGACACATCT cttttatTCGGGCTGATAATGAGAACGGAGAGAAGAGTGTTACGAAGGCCGTCACAAGCCTCCCACCAGTAGCACCCCCCAAACCAG taattcCAACAATACTATCAACAAAACCAATAGAGTCACTTGAAGAAGAGCCGATATATATGAATGAAAGCT tggagaaggaagaaaaaaagaaagaggatttCTCAC AACCAAATAAAAACTCTAAAAGGAACGCAATTATGCCTCCAACTGCTGCTCCTCGTGAATTGACCTCCACTGTCTCCTCCACAAGCAGCCCGGATTTGAAGGCAAGAACACGCTCAGAGAACTTTGGACAAA TTCCTCAAGCGGCACTATCTGAGCTGAAACTAAAGCTTGAACAAAAAGCGAGGAATAAAGAGTGA
- the LOC137899633 gene encoding ras-related protein Rab-11B-like produces the protein MGNRDDEYDFLFKVVLIGDSGVGKSNLLSRFTRNEFNLESKSTIGVEFATRSIQVDGKMIKAQIWDTAGQERYRAITSAYYRGAVGALLVYDIAKHLTYENVERWLKELRDHADNNIVIMLVGNKSDLRHLRAVPTDEARAFAEKNTISFIETSALDSTNVEEAFKSILTEIYRIVSQKQIADRSAHDESPGNNVVDISVPPTTDGQKGNKLQCCQSP, from the exons ATGGGGAACAGAGACGACGAGTACGACTTCCTGTTCAAAG TCGTACTAATCGGAGACTCCGGAGTAGGGAAGAGTAATCTGCTGTCCCGGTTCACGAGAAATGAGTTCAACCTGGAGAGCAAGAGCACCATCGGGGTGGAGTTCGCCACCCGCAGCATCCAGGTGGACGGCAAGATGATAAAAGCCCAGATCTGGGACACAGCTGGTCAGGAGCGTTACAGAGCCATCACCTCAGC GTATTACCGGGGTGCCGTTGGGGCGCTCCTCGTTTACGACATCGCCAAACACCTGACCTACGAGAACGTGGAGCGCTGGCTGAAGGAGCTGAGGGACCACGCCGACAACAACATTGTCATCATGCTGGTGGGAAACAAGAGCGACCTCCGCCACCTCAGGGCGGTGCCCACTGACGAGGCTCGAGCCTTCGCCG AAAAGAACACGATCTCATTCATTGAGACTTCAGCGCTGGACTCCACAAATGTAGAAGAAGCATTCAAGAGCATTTTAACAG aaATCTACCGCATCGTATCGCAGAAGCAGATAGCAGACAGATCTGCACACGACGAGTCTCCAGGGAACAACGTAGTGGACATAAGTGTTCCCCCGACCACTGACGGGCAGAAGGGCAACAAACTCCAGTGCTGCCAGAGCCCGTGA